The Clostridia bacterium genome includes the window CGAACGTGGTGTCGCCGAGGTGGAGTTCGTACGTGTCCCCCGCGGCCGTCGTGACGATGATCTCGCCCCAGTGCTTCAGCTCGCTCTCCACGGCTTCCATCTTCACGGTCGTCACTCCCTGTCGCGCAGTGTGCGTTGGGATTGTTCCGCCCGGTAGTTTTCCCACACGCGTGCCGCCGCGAACAGGTCCTGCGCGGCCGTGCCGGCGCTCTTGAAGACGGTGATCTCGTCCGGGCCGCGCCGGCCCGGATGCTCGCCAGCCAGGACGCGGCCGACGGGAACGAGGTCGTCCTCGCGCAGGCGGCCAGCGCGCAGCGCGGCGAGGATTTCGCCCGATTCGGCGAGCGCGATCTCGCGCGATTCGACGAACACGGGCGGGC containing:
- a CDS encoding ornithine cyclodeaminase family protein; translated protein: AEAYPQVEATVAASAAEAVRDADVVCCATTATEPVFPAGAVRPGTHVNGVGSFRPDMVELPPELLRPPVFVESREIALAESGEILAALRAGRLREDDLVPVGRVLAGEHPGRRGPDEITVFKSAGTAAQDLFAAARVWENYRAEQSQRTLRDRE